Proteins encoded in a region of the Pseudomonas sp. GOM7 genome:
- a CDS encoding penicillin-binding protein activator has product MIASLRPLSALFLAGLLAACASSPSNNLGQLPRTPQASIEQMLQQAAESKPEQAALLRLSAADQAYQQKDIARASRILEQLDLNGLQPAQQIFASTLSAELAMARKQPKSALQALQHPSLERLAELPVEQQVRTQLVRARALEADGQILAAARERVFIAPLLSGQVASDNQEKIWELVSSLPPQTSAGTDNDLAGWLELARLIKETPTLEQQQAAIDDWVAKNPQHPAAEQLPQALVKLRELASQPLTRVALLLPQEGQLAGVARALRDGFLAAHFQAEQAGQNPPQIKLYDSSRIGSLDAFYQQAQADGVQLVVGPLEKPLVKQLSEREKLPITTLALNYSDAGQEGPAQLFQFGLAAEDEAREVSRRAWADGMRRAVALVPRGEWGDRVLDAFRQSWQAQGGTLIAAEHVDQPVELARQIADLFQLRESEARARRLQNTLGTSLDAQPARRQDIDFIFLAATPQQAQQIKPTLAFQYAGDVPVYATSHLFTGAHSQAQYQDLEGIRFCETPWLLDAQDPLRQQVAEQWPQAGGSLGRLYAMGVDAYRLAPRLGQLKALPESRVDGLSGTLSLSATQRIERQLPWAEFHDGQVQRLPDSLN; this is encoded by the coding sequence ATGATCGCTAGCCTGCGCCCTCTCTCAGCACTCTTCCTAGCGGGCTTGCTCGCCGCCTGCGCCAGCTCGCCCTCCAACAACCTGGGCCAGCTACCGCGTACGCCACAAGCCAGCATCGAGCAGATGCTGCAACAGGCTGCCGAGAGCAAGCCGGAACAAGCCGCCCTGCTGCGTCTGTCGGCTGCCGACCAGGCCTACCAGCAGAAAGACATCGCGCGTGCCTCGCGCATTCTCGAGCAACTCGACCTCAATGGCCTGCAACCGGCGCAGCAGATCTTCGCCAGCACCCTGAGCGCCGAGCTGGCCATGGCCCGCAAGCAGCCCAAGAGCGCCCTGCAGGCCCTGCAGCACCCCAGCCTGGAGCGTCTGGCAGAACTGCCGGTGGAGCAGCAGGTGCGCACGCAACTGGTTCGCGCCCGTGCCCTGGAGGCCGACGGCCAGATACTGGCCGCAGCCCGCGAGCGCGTGTTCATCGCGCCGCTGCTGAGCGGCCAGGTCGCCAGTGATAACCAGGAGAAAATCTGGGAACTGGTTTCCAGCCTGCCCCCGCAGACCAGTGCCGGTACCGACAACGACCTGGCCGGCTGGCTGGAGCTGGCCCGCCTGATCAAGGAAACGCCGACCCTGGAGCAACAGCAGGCCGCCATCGACGACTGGGTGGCGAAAAACCCGCAACACCCGGCCGCCGAGCAATTGCCGCAAGCCCTGGTCAAGCTGCGTGAGCTGGCCAGCCAGCCGCTGACTCGCGTCGCCCTGCTGCTGCCACAGGAAGGTCAGTTGGCCGGCGTCGCCCGCGCCCTGCGTGACGGCTTCCTGGCTGCGCACTTCCAGGCCGAGCAAGCCGGGCAGAACCCACCGCAGATCAAGCTGTACGACAGCTCGCGCATCGGTTCGCTGGACGCCTTCTACCAACAGGCGCAGGCCGATGGCGTGCAACTGGTGGTCGGCCCGCTGGAGAAGCCGCTGGTCAAGCAGCTCAGTGAACGCGAGAAGCTGCCGATCACCACCCTGGCGCTCAACTACAGCGATGCCGGTCAGGAAGGCCCGGCGCAACTGTTCCAGTTCGGCCTGGCCGCCGAGGACGAAGCCCGTGAGGTTTCCCGCCGCGCCTGGGCCGATGGCATGCGCCGCGCCGTGGCCCTGGTGCCGCGTGGCGAATGGGGCGACCGCGTGCTGGATGCCTTCCGCCAGAGCTGGCAGGCCCAGGGCGGCACCCTGATCGCCGCCGAGCACGTCGACCAACCCGTCGAGCTGGCCCGGCAGATCGCCGACCTGTTCCAATTGCGTGAAAGCGAAGCCCGCGCCCGTCGCCTGCAGAATACCCTCGGCACCAGCCTCGACGCGCAGCCGGCACGGCGCCAGGACATCGACTTCATCTTCCTTGCTGCCACTCCGCAGCAGGCCCAGCAGATCAAGCCCACACTGGCCTTCCAGTACGCCGGCGACGTGCCGGTGTACGCCACCTCGCACCTGTTCACCGGCGCCCACAGCCAGGCGCAGTACCAGGATCTGGAGGGTATCCGCTTCTGTGAAACGCCCTGGCTGCTGGATGCGCAGGACCCGCTGCGTCAGCAGGTCGCCGAACAGTGGCCGCAAGCCGGTGGCAGCCTGGGCCGCCTGTACGCCATGGGCGTCGATGCTTACCGCCTGGCACCGCGCCTGGGCCAGCTCAAGGCCCTGCCGGAATCCCGCGTCGACGGCCTCTCCGGCACCCTCAGCCTGAGTGCCACGCAACGCATCGAGCGTCAGTTGCCCTGGGCCGAGTTCCACGACGGTCAGGTGCAACGCCTGCCCGACAGCCTCAATTGA
- a CDS encoding YraN family protein, whose amino-acid sequence MSAHNELGRAAEQAARQHLERNGLRLIEQNWSCRCGELDLVMLDGDTVVFVEVRARRHSAWGGALESIDARKRNKLISAAELFLQQHVRWTRHPCRFDVVAISTGDTAHLDWIKNAFDA is encoded by the coding sequence TTGAGCGCCCATAACGAGCTGGGTCGAGCCGCCGAACAGGCGGCTCGGCAGCATCTGGAACGTAATGGCCTGCGCCTGATCGAACAGAACTGGAGCTGTCGCTGTGGCGAGCTCGATCTGGTCATGCTCGATGGCGATACAGTAGTATTCGTCGAAGTCCGCGCCCGTCGTCACAGCGCCTGGGGCGGCGCCCTGGAAAGCATCGATGCCCGCAAACGCAACAAGCTGATCAGCGCGGCCGAACTGTTTCTCCAGCAACACGTTCGCTGGACTCGCCACCCCTGCCGCTTCGACGTGGTCGCCATCAGCACTGGCGATACCGCGCACCTCGACTGGATCAAGAACGCCTTCGACGCCTGA
- a CDS encoding phosphoheptose isomerase — protein MDMQSRIRQLFQASIDTKQQAMDVLVPYIEHASLIMVQALLNEGKILSCGNGGSAGDAQHFSSELLNRFERERPSLPAIALTTDSSTITSIANDYSYNEVFSKQIRALGQPGDVLLAISTSGNSANVIQAIQAAHDREMTVVALTGRDGGGMASLLLPEDVEIRVPAKVTARIQEVHLLAIHCLCDLIDSQLFGSEE, from the coding sequence ATGGACATGCAATCGCGAATCCGCCAACTCTTCCAAGCCAGCATCGACACCAAGCAGCAGGCCATGGACGTTCTGGTGCCTTACATCGAACATGCCAGCCTGATCATGGTTCAGGCGCTGCTCAACGAAGGCAAGATTCTTTCCTGCGGCAACGGCGGCTCGGCCGGCGATGCCCAGCACTTCTCCTCCGAGCTGCTCAACCGCTTCGAGCGTGAGCGCCCCAGCCTGCCGGCCATCGCCTTGACCACCGACAGCTCGACCATCACCTCGATCGCCAACGACTACAGCTACAACGAGGTGTTTTCCAAACAGATTCGTGCACTGGGCCAGCCCGGAGACGTTCTGCTGGCCATTTCCACCAGCGGCAACTCAGCGAATGTCATCCAGGCCATCCAAGCTGCCCATGATCGCGAGATGACCGTCGTGGCCCTGACCGGCCGCGACGGTGGCGGCATGGCCTCGCTGCTGCTGCCGGAAGACGTGGAAATCCGCGTACCGGCGAAAGTCACTGCACGAATCCAGGAGGTTCACCTGCTGGCCATCCATTGCCTCTGCGACCTGATCGACAGTCAATTATTCGGGAGTGAAGAATGA
- a CDS encoding BON domain-containing protein: protein MKRSAVILATLAVVLTLAGCGSRSIGNKIDDQFLGPDVATSISNANPDLSSPTSRIVVTAYNGVILLAGQTPRAELKDLAAQRARSVQGVKKVYNELQVQQPASLLARSNDSLLTTRIKAQMLTDSSVPSADIKVITENGIVYLMGVVNRAEANAATNVVQGVSGVQKVVRLFEYTN from the coding sequence ATGAAGCGTTCCGCAGTTATCCTCGCCACCCTGGCCGTTGTCCTGACCCTGGCCGGCTGTGGCAGCCGCAGCATCGGCAACAAGATCGACGACCAGTTCCTCGGCCCCGACGTGGCCACCAGCATCAGCAACGCCAACCCCGACCTGAGCAGCCCCACCTCGCGCATCGTGGTCACCGCCTACAACGGCGTGATCCTGCTGGCCGGGCAGACGCCGCGCGCCGAGCTCAAGGATCTCGCCGCGCAGCGTGCACGCAGCGTGCAGGGCGTGAAGAAGGTCTATAACGAACTGCAGGTGCAACAGCCCGCCTCGCTGCTGGCACGCAGCAACGACTCGCTGCTGACCACCCGCATCAAGGCGCAGATGCTGACCGACAGCAGCGTCCCCAGTGCCGACATCAAGGTGATCACCGAGAACGGCATCGTCTACCTGATGGGCGTGGTCAACCGCGCCGAAGCCAACGCCGCCACCAACGTGGTACAGGGCGTCTCCGGGGTGCAGAAGGTGGTGCGACTGTTCGAGTACACCAACTGA
- a CDS encoding ClpXP protease specificity-enhancing factor, giving the protein MNSSRPYLIRALYEWIVDNDCTPHLLVNAEYPGVRVPPGFANDGQIVLNASPTAVRDLHMDNQAVSFEGRFGGVAHSLYLPSQAILAIYARENGQGMVFDAEPHTAPQAEEQGPEDDGPDDGGEPPRPSGRPSLKVVK; this is encoded by the coding sequence ATGAATTCCAGTCGTCCCTACCTGATCCGTGCCCTGTACGAATGGATCGTCGATAACGACTGTACCCCGCACCTGCTGGTCAATGCCGAATACCCCGGCGTGCGTGTGCCGCCAGGTTTCGCCAATGATGGGCAGATCGTGCTCAATGCATCGCCCACTGCGGTGCGCGACCTGCACATGGACAACCAGGCGGTGAGCTTCGAGGGGCGTTTCGGTGGTGTGGCGCACAGCCTCTACCTGCCGTCCCAGGCGATCCTGGCGATCTATGCGCGGGAGAACGGCCAGGGCATGGTCTTCGATGCCGAGCCACATACCGCGCCTCAGGCCGAGGAGCAGGGCCCGGAAGACGATGGCCCGGATGATGGCGGCGAACCGCCACGCCCGAGCGGGCGGCCGAGCCTGAAAGTGGTCAAATAA
- a CDS encoding glutathione S-transferase N-terminal domain-containing protein, translating to MAVTNRLTCYSDPADHYCHRVRLVLAEKGVSVEIIEVESGRCPPKLAEANPYGTVPTLVDRDLALYESSVVMEYLDERYPHPPLLPVYPVARANSRLLMHRIQRDWCSLVDRILDARSKEADKALARKELRESLTGVSALFADKPFFLSEELSLVDCCLLPILWRLPVLGIELPRPAKPLLDYMERQFARESFRASLSSVERDMR from the coding sequence ATGGCGGTGACCAATAGGTTGACCTGCTACTCCGACCCCGCCGACCATTATTGTCATCGGGTGCGTCTGGTGCTCGCCGAGAAGGGCGTCAGCGTCGAGATCATCGAGGTCGAGTCCGGGCGTTGCCCGCCCAAGCTGGCCGAAGCCAACCCCTACGGCACCGTGCCCACTCTGGTCGATCGTGATCTGGCGCTGTACGAATCCTCCGTGGTGATGGAGTATCTGGACGAGCGTTATCCACACCCGCCACTGTTGCCCGTCTATCCGGTGGCGCGGGCCAACAGCCGTCTGCTCATGCATCGCATCCAGCGCGACTGGTGTTCGCTGGTCGACCGGATTCTCGATGCGCGCAGCAAGGAGGCCGACAAGGCCCTGGCGCGCAAGGAGCTACGCGAGAGTCTGACCGGTGTATCGGCGCTGTTCGCCGACAAACCTTTCTTTCTCAGTGAAGAACTGAGCCTGGTCGATTGCTGCCTGTTACCGATACTGTGGCGCTTGCCCGTGCTGGGCATCGAACTGCCACGGCCGGCCAAGCCGTTGCTCGACTACATGGAGCGCCAGTTCGCCCGTGAAAGCTTCCGGGCCAGCCTTTCCAGCGTCGAACGAGACATGCGCTGA